The Salegentibacter mishustinae genome includes a window with the following:
- a CDS encoding TVP38/TMEM64 family protein, whose amino-acid sequence MQEKVENASVKKSKAPLIFSLIVIVVLVGGYFFVPSLNEFFNKAWEVLTSNDKQKIEAWVSDFGWIGPLVLIIAMIAQMFLLVIPSIALMIVSILAYGPVGGSLIVFVAIFCASSVGYFIGRYFGPVIVQKLLGPKTENKISDFLDDYGFWAVIVTRINPFLSNDAISFVGGILKIGYWKFIGATLVGIAPLTIFIAIIGDSTEQLKSGLLWGSLVSLALFILYVYWDKRKRKG is encoded by the coding sequence ATGCAAGAAAAAGTAGAGAATGCCAGCGTAAAAAAGAGTAAAGCACCTTTAATATTTTCTTTAATTGTAATTGTGGTTCTGGTAGGAGGTTACTTTTTTGTGCCTTCTTTAAATGAGTTTTTCAATAAAGCCTGGGAAGTTCTAACCAGTAACGACAAACAAAAAATAGAAGCCTGGGTTTCAGATTTTGGTTGGATAGGCCCACTGGTACTCATAATAGCTATGATTGCCCAAATGTTTCTTTTGGTCATCCCTTCAATAGCATTAATGATAGTTTCAATATTAGCCTATGGTCCCGTTGGTGGTAGTTTAATTGTTTTTGTAGCCATATTTTGTGCTTCTTCCGTGGGATATTTTATTGGTCGCTATTTTGGTCCGGTGATCGTTCAAAAACTTCTGGGACCAAAAACCGAGAATAAAATAAGCGATTTTTTAGATGATTATGGTTTCTGGGCGGTGATTGTTACAAGAATAAACCCATTTTTAAGTAATGACGCGATTAGTTTTGTTGGCGGAATTTTAAAAATAGGTTACTGGAAATTTATAGGTGCAACCCTGGTAGGAATAGCACCGCTTACTATTTTTATCGCCATAATTGGAGATAGTACCGAACAACTGAAGTCAGGTTTGTTATGGGGTTCCCTGGTCAGTTTGGCGCTTTTTATCCTATATGTTTATTGGGATAAACGGAAACGGAAAGGGTGA
- a CDS encoding efflux RND transporter permease subunit, with the protein MEKPEDKKVRKEGAIAFMARNSIAANLLMIILIGGGIWTMFNIQKEVFPQFQLDYVEVNVVYPGAAPAEVEQGILLPVEEAIRGIQGIKEITSTANEGSGNILIELVAGTDRMQAFQDIDQGVRRIQTFPDDIERPQVNLQARQRDVMEIAIYGESDIWTLRILAERLRNRLLGDPQITQVEIGNVPDYVTHIEIPRHNLRQYNLTLGQVANIVAQSSEDVPAGAVETHSGEILLRMKERKQWAKEFGNITIVSSPSGARVSLQDIATITDGFEETGFHGQFNQSPSVDLSIYRIGDQSPLDIEETVLEIMEDFQLPPGVQFRIDSNSAEDYRERLSLLTENGIMAIVIVLVILALFLEYRLAFWVMMGMAISFIGGIIFLPLFGLSINMISMFGFLVVLGIVVDDAIVVGENIHEYRQKGLSAIDAAIAGTKDVSKPVIFSILTTIIAFVPLLFMPGETGKFWWPLPAVVIVILAVSLLEALFILPSHLGHLKEKKTKGWTARLEKLQESFAKGYERIIDKYYRPLLDLCLKYRYITLSAAIALLLIVGGYGYSDHMGMIMMPEVAADEIEAGVRLPVSTTPEQAARVAEEITESTRRMFEEHNLYEVAEGVKTNVRGQNFIDVEIVMLPPDERDMSARELIALWRDNIGDIAGVDQITFEAERGPGGYQQDISVDLSHADINVLEKASKTFLEQMEAFENTRDLNDNYDKGKIQYDFKLLPEGRNLGLTSNEVGRQVRDAFFGALAMRQLRSTNEIEVRVKLPLEERRDIDNLESFLVRTPNGVEVPLLDVVEVEQREAFTSINRRDGRRVVNVGMDVEPANAVTQVLASVQNEVLPQLRADYPGLTWSFEGSQADMRESTNSLWSGFSMAMLIIYALLAIAFSSYSQPIIVLSAIPFGIVGAVIGHILLGYDLSVVSLMGVIALSGVVVNDSLIMIDYANKQRETSSVYEAIHEAGLRRFRPIMLTTLTTFGGLTPIILETSSQAEYLIPMAISLGFGIVFATSIILVIVPCLYLVLEDVSLLIKEGRIVKRKAEVTKA; encoded by the coding sequence ATGGAGAAGCCGGAGGATAAAAAAGTACGGAAGGAAGGAGCTATAGCCTTTATGGCCAGAAACTCTATCGCTGCAAACCTGTTAATGATCATTTTAATAGGTGGTGGGATCTGGACCATGTTTAATATTCAGAAGGAAGTATTTCCCCAGTTTCAGCTGGATTATGTAGAAGTAAATGTGGTTTATCCGGGAGCCGCTCCTGCCGAAGTGGAACAGGGAATTTTACTTCCGGTAGAGGAAGCTATTCGTGGCATTCAGGGAATAAAAGAGATCACTTCTACCGCTAATGAAGGTTCAGGAAACATACTTATTGAATTGGTTGCCGGTACAGATAGGATGCAGGCTTTTCAGGATATAGACCAGGGAGTAAGGCGTATCCAAACCTTCCCCGATGATATTGAGCGCCCACAGGTAAACCTCCAGGCTCGCCAACGGGATGTTATGGAAATAGCTATTTACGGTGAAAGCGACATCTGGACGCTACGGATCTTAGCAGAAAGACTTCGGAATCGTCTACTCGGCGATCCGCAGATTACACAGGTAGAGATAGGGAATGTACCAGATTATGTGACGCATATTGAAATTCCAAGGCACAATCTTAGACAATATAACCTAACGCTGGGGCAGGTGGCTAATATTGTAGCCCAATCCAGTGAAGATGTTCCGGCGGGCGCAGTAGAAACGCATTCGGGTGAAATTTTACTGCGAATGAAGGAACGCAAACAATGGGCAAAAGAATTTGGAAATATTACCATAGTTTCTTCACCTTCGGGCGCACGAGTTAGCCTGCAGGATATTGCTACCATTACAGATGGTTTCGAAGAGACCGGGTTCCACGGGCAATTCAATCAAAGCCCTTCTGTAGATCTTAGTATTTACCGCATTGGGGATCAATCTCCACTGGATATTGAAGAAACTGTTCTTGAGATCATGGAAGATTTTCAGCTACCTCCCGGAGTTCAATTCCGTATAGACAGTAATAGTGCTGAAGATTACCGTGAGAGGTTATCCCTGCTTACCGAAAACGGAATTATGGCTATAGTGATCGTCCTGGTAATCCTTGCATTGTTTCTTGAATATCGCCTGGCATTTTGGGTGATGATGGGGATGGCTATTTCTTTTATTGGTGGGATTATATTTCTCCCGCTTTTTGGGCTTAGTATTAATATGATCTCCATGTTTGGTTTCCTGGTGGTTTTGGGTATTGTGGTAGATGATGCTATTGTGGTAGGAGAAAACATTCACGAATACAGGCAAAAAGGATTAAGTGCGATAGATGCGGCCATTGCGGGAACCAAAGATGTTTCCAAACCGGTTATCTTTAGTATTCTCACCACAATTATTGCTTTTGTGCCCCTGCTTTTTATGCCAGGGGAAACAGGAAAATTCTGGTGGCCCCTACCGGCCGTGGTGATCGTTATTTTAGCTGTTTCACTTCTAGAAGCCCTATTTATCCTTCCCTCACACCTTGGTCATCTTAAAGAGAAGAAAACAAAGGGATGGACCGCCAGGCTAGAAAAATTACAGGAATCTTTTGCTAAAGGTTATGAACGGATTATCGATAAATATTACCGACCCTTACTGGACCTTTGTCTCAAATATCGTTATATCACTTTAAGTGCGGCAATAGCGCTCCTTTTAATCGTTGGAGGCTATGGTTATAGCGATCATATGGGAATGATTATGATGCCCGAGGTGGCAGCCGATGAGATAGAAGCAGGGGTAAGACTACCGGTAAGTACCACTCCCGAACAGGCTGCCCGGGTAGCCGAAGAAATAACCGAATCTACTCGTAGGATGTTTGAGGAACATAACCTTTACGAAGTAGCAGAAGGGGTGAAAACCAACGTACGAGGACAGAATTTTATTGATGTGGAAATTGTAATGCTTCCTCCCGATGAAAGGGATATGTCTGCACGTGAGCTTATTGCGCTATGGCGGGATAATATTGGGGATATAGCAGGAGTAGACCAGATCACTTTTGAAGCTGAACGTGGCCCCGGAGGTTACCAACAGGATATTAGCGTAGATCTTAGTCACGCCGATATTAATGTATTGGAGAAAGCAAGTAAGACTTTTCTGGAACAAATGGAAGCTTTCGAAAATACCCGAGACCTCAACGATAATTATGATAAAGGAAAAATACAGTACGATTTCAAACTTTTGCCAGAAGGGAGAAATCTTGGCTTAACGTCTAACGAAGTAGGCAGGCAGGTTCGGGATGCCTTTTTTGGAGCTCTTGCTATGCGGCAGCTTAGAAGTACTAACGAAATTGAAGTACGCGTAAAACTTCCTTTGGAAGAAAGAAGGGATATTGATAATCTGGAAAGCTTTCTTGTTCGTACTCCCAACGGCGTAGAAGTTCCGCTGCTGGATGTGGTAGAAGTGGAGCAGCGAGAAGCATTCACCAGCATAAATAGGCGTGATGGCCGTAGAGTGGTAAATGTAGGAATGGACGTAGAACCAGCTAATGCGGTGACCCAGGTTTTAGCTTCGGTTCAGAATGAAGTTTTACCGCAGCTTAGGGCGGATTATCCCGGGCTTACCTGGAGCTTTGAAGGTAGCCAGGCAGATATGCGTGAATCTACCAACTCTCTTTGGAGTGGTTTTTCTATGGCCATGCTAATCATTTACGCGCTTTTAGCTATTGCCTTTAGCAGTTATTCACAACCTATTATTGTACTTTCTGCAATTCCATTTGGGATTGTTGGAGCCGTAATAGGACATATTCTACTGGGGTATGATCTTTCGGTGGTTAGTTTAATGGGCGTTATAGCTCTATCTGGAGTGGTGGTAAATGATTCTTTGATCATGATCGATTATGCTAATAAACAACGAGAAACCTCATCTGTTTATGAAGCTATTCATGAAGCCGGATTAAGGCGTTTCCGGCCGATTATGCTTACTACATTAACTACATTTGGAGGGCTTACCCCAATTATACTGGAAACGTCCAGCCAGGCAGAATACCTCATTCCTATGGCTATTTCACTAGGCTT
- a CDS encoding efflux RND transporter periplasmic adaptor subunit: MSTKKILIICFGILLLAVIVTYFIFSTEPTASSEGATKKTAMLIDVVKAEQGDFKPVIEATGTVQPVEDVMLSPQVSGQVICRSPEFIPGGFVKKGAVLLQIDPSDFRNTLELRKSDLLQAKTDLNMEMGRQEVAEQDLELAGVDSLSANQRSLVLRQPQLDAIKARVKAAEAAVAQAELELSRTTIRAPFDAHILSQNVTVGSQVTPGDQLGRLVGSEQYWVNLTVPVDKLQWLSFPKSGEEKGSTVQIRNSGWPKDIYRIGYLDKQVGALDDQTRLARVLVRVNDPLAREDTTNIQRELIIGGFVEAEVQAREIENVVRLNRDYLRTNQTVWVNEDGELSIREVEIILTDAKYAYISKGLEQGENIITTNLSVVSEGAKLRTKAPETSSKNNDTQQQNIDE; encoded by the coding sequence ATGAGCACAAAAAAAATATTGATTATCTGTTTCGGTATCCTGCTTCTCGCAGTTATCGTTACTTATTTTATTTTTTCTACCGAACCTACGGCAAGTTCTGAAGGTGCTACGAAAAAAACAGCTATGCTCATAGATGTTGTAAAAGCTGAACAGGGAGATTTTAAGCCTGTTATTGAAGCTACCGGTACGGTTCAACCGGTTGAGGATGTGATGCTGAGTCCGCAGGTGAGTGGCCAGGTAATTTGCAGGTCTCCGGAATTTATTCCAGGTGGTTTTGTTAAAAAAGGGGCTGTATTATTGCAGATTGATCCTTCAGATTTTAGAAATACCCTGGAGTTACGAAAAAGCGATCTTTTACAGGCTAAAACCGATCTAAATATGGAAATGGGACGACAGGAAGTGGCAGAACAGGACCTGGAATTAGCCGGTGTAGACTCTCTTTCAGCAAATCAACGTTCCCTTGTACTTCGCCAACCACAATTAGATGCCATAAAAGCCCGGGTAAAGGCTGCTGAAGCGGCGGTAGCACAGGCTGAACTGGAATTATCACGAACCACAATAAGAGCGCCTTTTGATGCCCACATTTTAAGTCAGAATGTGACCGTAGGATCACAAGTCACCCCCGGCGACCAGCTGGGTCGGTTAGTGGGTAGCGAACAATATTGGGTTAACCTTACAGTTCCTGTAGATAAACTCCAATGGTTATCTTTTCCAAAGTCTGGTGAAGAGAAAGGATCTACAGTACAGATTAGAAATTCTGGTTGGCCAAAAGATATCTATCGAATAGGTTATCTGGATAAACAAGTAGGAGCATTAGATGACCAAACAAGACTTGCGCGTGTGCTTGTAAGAGTAAATGATCCGCTGGCGCGAGAAGATACTACCAATATTCAACGAGAACTTATAATAGGAGGTTTTGTTGAGGCAGAAGTACAGGCTCGGGAAATCGAGAACGTGGTGCGGTTGAATCGTGATTACCTAAGAACTAACCAGACAGTTTGGGTAAATGAGGACGGGGAATTGTCTATCAGGGAAGTGGAGATTATTCTAACAGATGCTAAATACGCATACATTAGTAAGGGACTTGAACAGGGAGAAAATATAATTACTACCAATCTAAGTGTGGTTTCTGAAGGAGCTAAACTGAGAACAAAAGCACCAGAAACGTCTTCTAAAAACAATGATACCCAGCAACAAAATATAGACGAATAA
- a CDS encoding TonB-dependent receptor, whose amino-acid sequence MIKILFKLAIFLIAFNAVAQNSLDAVIKNAEDNMPLLGANAVVAGTNIGATANIDGEVTLSGIPDGTQKIVFSFVGFSIEEVTLNFPRTTQDTLEIFLQPGGEEMDEVIIQSTRSRRSIADLPTRVEVISGEELTEKGNMKPGDIRMLLNETTGIQTQQTSAISGNSSIRIQGLDGKYTQLLKDGYPLYSGFSGGLSLLQIVPLDLQQVEVIKGSSSTLYGGGAIAGLVNLISKTPGEERELNFMLNATSALGLDLSGFYSDTYGKLGTTVFASYNIGSPYDPADIGLTAIPEYNRYTINPRIFYEFTEDTKLDIGVNTTVEERTGGNIDYLEGEEVEDPFFERNNTARTTLQSGFEHSWNDNNRFNLKNSFSFFDREIETGDYIFAGNQFASYNEASVVFGTDKMEWVGGLNLWVDRFEQDVLTDAPVVDYEHLTYGAFIQNNWTATDWFQLETGLRTDYQNEYGWFVLPRISAMFTISDAITTRIGGGMGYKTPSVFTEDAERLQFRNVMPIDVSSTEAENSIGGNFDINYRTELFETIEFTSNTLFFYTKIDKPIILENTSEGIFEYLQPDGFIESKGIEANLKFGYKDFKLFTGYTFADVNRTENGNTFEMPLVSKHRLNNVLMYELHEKLKIGLEGYYFSPQQLSSGATGQDYWIFGLMMEKLWEDFSIFLNFENFTDTRQTRFDSIYTGSISNPQFRDIYAPVDGFVVNGGIKLFF is encoded by the coding sequence ATGATTAAGATCTTATTTAAACTTGCGATCTTCCTGATCGCGTTTAATGCTGTGGCTCAAAATTCCCTGGACGCAGTAATTAAAAATGCTGAAGACAATATGCCTTTACTTGGTGCAAATGCCGTTGTGGCGGGTACTAATATTGGAGCTACAGCAAATATTGACGGAGAAGTAACTTTAAGCGGAATCCCAGACGGAACACAAAAGATCGTTTTCAGTTTTGTGGGCTTTTCTATAGAAGAAGTTACCCTGAATTTCCCGAGGACAACTCAAGACACTCTCGAAATTTTTCTTCAACCCGGCGGGGAAGAGATGGATGAAGTGATTATTCAATCTACCCGATCCAGGCGCAGCATAGCCGATTTACCGACTCGCGTAGAAGTGATCTCTGGAGAGGAGCTTACCGAAAAAGGGAATATGAAACCCGGCGATATCAGGATGTTGCTCAATGAGACTACCGGAATTCAAACACAACAAACTTCTGCGATTTCGGGTAATTCAAGTATTAGAATTCAAGGTTTAGACGGGAAATATACCCAGTTGCTAAAAGACGGCTATCCTTTATACTCCGGATTTTCAGGAGGCCTTAGTTTGCTGCAAATTGTTCCGCTAGACTTGCAACAAGTTGAGGTGATTAAAGGTTCCTCTTCTACACTTTATGGTGGAGGCGCTATAGCCGGCCTGGTGAATCTTATTTCTAAAACCCCGGGAGAAGAAAGAGAGCTCAATTTTATGTTGAATGCGACTTCTGCTTTAGGATTGGATTTAAGCGGATTTTATTCTGATACCTACGGAAAGCTAGGTACAACCGTCTTTGCGTCCTATAATATTGGTTCGCCATACGATCCCGCAGATATTGGTTTGACTGCCATTCCTGAATACAATCGTTATACTATAAATCCCAGGATTTTTTATGAATTTACAGAAGATACTAAGCTAGATATTGGGGTAAACACTACTGTAGAAGAACGTACCGGTGGAAATATAGATTACTTGGAAGGAGAAGAAGTTGAAGATCCCTTTTTTGAAAGGAATAATACCGCGAGAACTACCTTGCAATCGGGTTTTGAACATTCCTGGAATGACAATAATCGTTTTAATCTAAAAAATAGTTTTAGCTTTTTTGATCGGGAAATAGAAACCGGAGATTACATTTTTGCTGGAAACCAATTTGCTTCCTATAATGAGGCTTCCGTAGTCTTCGGAACTGATAAAATGGAATGGGTTGGGGGTTTAAATTTATGGGTAGATCGCTTTGAACAAGATGTGCTTACCGATGCGCCCGTTGTGGATTATGAACATCTTACTTATGGAGCTTTTATACAGAACAACTGGACAGCTACCGATTGGTTTCAGCTGGAAACAGGCCTTAGAACCGATTATCAGAATGAATATGGATGGTTTGTATTACCCAGAATTTCAGCGATGTTCACTATTAGTGATGCCATAACCACCAGGATTGGGGGCGGAATGGGCTACAAAACTCCTTCTGTATTTACTGAAGATGCCGAGCGACTTCAATTTAGGAATGTAATGCCTATTGATGTGAGTTCTACCGAAGCTGAAAATTCTATTGGCGGAAATTTTGATATTAATTACCGTACAGAGCTTTTTGAAACCATAGAATTTACGAGCAATACACTTTTCTTCTATACAAAAATCGATAAGCCCATAATTCTCGAAAATACTTCTGAAGGAATTTTTGAATACCTACAACCCGATGGATTTATTGAAAGTAAGGGAATAGAAGCGAATTTAAAATTTGGATATAAAGATTTTAAATTATTCACTGGCTATACATTTGCCGATGTAAATCGTACAGAAAACGGGAATACTTTTGAAATGCCTTTAGTTTCCAAACATCGCTTAAATAACGTATTGATGTATGAACTGCACGAAAAGCTAAAAATTGGTCTGGAAGGTTATTATTTTAGTCCGCAGCAGTTAAGCAGTGGTGCTACGGGACAGGACTATTGGATTTTTGGTTTGATGATGGAAAAATTATGGGAAGATTTTTCGATTTTCCTGAATTTTGAAAACTTTACCGACACCCGTCAAACTCGTTTTGATTCTATTTATACAGGTTCTATTTCCAATCCACAATTCAGGGATATTTATGCTCCTGTAGATGGTTTTGTGGTAAACGGAGGAATAAAATTGTTTTTCTAA
- a CDS encoding PepSY-like domain-containing protein: protein MKKTVFLVLAMAMVFTACEDDDIRNADIPSVVLNGFTEQFSNATGVEWEKKADLYEAEFEIEKVDYEAILSSDGTILKYKYDISYEALPEAVQASITADYDKTNIDEIELIQISETSYYQVEFDAEPNDNKIIFEESGQVTTEITTW from the coding sequence ATGAAAAAGACAGTTTTTTTGGTCCTGGCTATGGCTATGGTTTTTACCGCTTGTGAAGATGATGATATTCGAAATGCTGATATTCCATCTGTTGTGCTCAATGGGTTTACAGAACAGTTCTCTAACGCCACCGGCGTGGAATGGGAGAAAAAAGCCGATTTATATGAAGCAGAATTTGAAATTGAAAAAGTAGATTACGAAGCTATTTTAAGTTCAGATGGGACAATTTTAAAGTATAAATACGATATTTCTTATGAAGCACTTCCAGAAGCAGTTCAGGCCTCCATTACTGCAGATTATGATAAGACAAATATTGATGAAATTGAGCTAATTCAAATTTCAGAAACAAGTTATTACCAGGTTGAGTTTGATGCAGAGCCTAATGATAACAAGATTATTTTTGAAGAATCCGGGCAGGTTACTACTGAAATCACTACCTGGTAA
- a CDS encoding DUF6660 family protein — MKVLVVILGIFCLLISLYPCCIDDNCEPTAVEKIAEHENDQENKECGLCSPFINCGTCTGFIPGAEEVVTVSEPQPIVFSNIRTFI, encoded by the coding sequence ATGAAAGTCCTGGTGGTTATTTTAGGAATTTTTTGTTTGCTTATTTCGTTATACCCTTGTTGTATAGACGATAATTGCGAGCCTACTGCTGTAGAAAAAATAGCTGAACATGAAAACGACCAGGAAAATAAGGAATGTGGTTTATGTTCTCCATTTATTAACTGCGGCACTTGTACCGGCTTTATTCCCGGCGCGGAAGAGGTTGTAACTGTCTCAGAGCCACAGCCCATAGTATTCTCAAATATTCGGACTTTCATTTAA
- a CDS encoding efflux transporter outer membrane subunit, protein MAFRSPFLLWLAVVGFCVFSCAPKLQNVEAPIEQVEDFSFTGTEAIPEKWWTSFNDPELNNLIDSALTENLNLAATWEQFMAAQAILRREKSSLWPDIELVARSAVSRPEPDFAGGENFQAGLAAAYEVDLWGRIRAGIEAEEFRAEASFYDYQAAAMTLSAEISATWFQLLTLKKQLGLTNRQIETNEEIIRLIRARFTSGQIRAVDILRQQQLLESTRDQKIFFETQLRLQKNQLAVLLGRPPQNLSISAESNLPELPPLPETGLPLELIRRRPDVKQAYNQVLAADREMAVAIRNKYPRISFDIIAQSRSNNYGNLFQDWAYTLAGNLVAPLLYGGRNRAEVDRTEALKNQQLFLYGQTVLNSFREVEDALIQEQKQKERIEVLKRRLDLAQKTNKQLRIEFLNGLSEYLDVLLSLDQEQQLQRDILEARQTLLEHRITLYRTLAGGFETERTDSEEF, encoded by the coding sequence TTGGCTTTTCGGTCACCATTCCTTTTATGGCTGGCCGTGGTAGGCTTTTGTGTATTTAGCTGCGCTCCAAAGCTCCAAAATGTAGAAGCACCTATTGAGCAAGTTGAAGATTTTTCCTTTACCGGGACTGAAGCCATCCCCGAAAAATGGTGGACTTCATTTAACGATCCTGAACTAAATAATTTAATTGATAGTGCTCTTACAGAAAATCTCAACCTTGCCGCCACCTGGGAACAATTTATGGCAGCACAGGCCATTTTACGGCGGGAAAAATCTTCTTTGTGGCCAGATATTGAACTGGTTGCCAGAAGTGCCGTAAGCCGTCCTGAACCTGATTTTGCGGGTGGAGAAAACTTTCAGGCAGGGCTTGCCGCCGCTTATGAAGTAGATTTATGGGGAAGAATACGTGCCGGCATAGAAGCCGAAGAATTTAGAGCAGAAGCCTCTTTCTATGACTATCAGGCTGCAGCTATGACTCTTTCAGCAGAAATAAGTGCCACCTGGTTTCAGCTATTAACCCTTAAAAAGCAACTGGGTTTAACCAACCGCCAAATTGAAACCAATGAAGAAATTATAAGACTTATTCGCGCAAGATTTACAAGCGGACAAATTCGAGCAGTAGACATTTTGCGCCAGCAGCAGTTATTGGAGAGTACACGAGATCAAAAGATTTTCTTTGAAACCCAATTGCGACTTCAAAAAAATCAATTGGCGGTGCTGCTGGGACGTCCTCCGCAAAATTTATCTATTAGTGCGGAAAGCAACCTACCAGAATTACCTCCTCTTCCCGAGACCGGACTTCCGCTGGAGCTTATTAGGCGGCGTCCAGATGTTAAGCAGGCGTACAACCAGGTCCTGGCGGCAGACCGGGAAATGGCCGTGGCCATAAGAAATAAATATCCTCGTATCTCATTTGATATAATCGCCCAATCCAGATCTAATAATTATGGCAACCTCTTCCAGGACTGGGCATATACCCTGGCCGGAAATCTTGTAGCTCCTTTATTATACGGCGGTCGCAATAGGGCAGAAGTTGATCGTACCGAGGCTTTAAAAAATCAACAACTCTTTTTATACGGGCAAACGGTGCTGAATTCATTTAGAGAAGTAGAAGATGCACTTATCCAGGAACAAAAACAGAAAGAAAGAATTGAGGTTCTGAAACGCAGGCTGGATTTGGCCCAAAAAACGAATAAACAATTAAGAATAGAATTTCTAAACGGCCTTAGCGAATATCTGGACGTACTCCTTTCGCTAGACCAGGAGCAGCAGTTACAAAGAGATATTCTGGAGGCCCGGCAAACGCTCCTGGAGCATAGAATCACTTTATACCGCACCCTTGCCGGTGGATTTGAAACAGAACGAACAGATTCCGAAGAATTTTAA
- a CDS encoding SdiA-regulated domain-containing protein, protein MVNKIATLIVVGVLSLAGIILFGYNEFVTIDELQDKPVEYEIVTKWQLPEVLDEVSGIDWIGANKLACIQDEDGVIFIFNLETSRLEQKIKFAGPGDYEDIRIVENTAYILRSDGEIFEVRDYLSNNPKTKSYSNFLTEDQNLESLAWDKSNERLLLAIKDKEPKDDTYKGIYQFSLNRKELQKKPGYRLYMEDSLLKDRKTKLHKKLEPSALAIHPVNNSFYILDGRAPQLVIADSDMKLKKRYALREDDFAQAEGLTFSKNGRIFISNEGKGGKANILEVIFK, encoded by the coding sequence ATGGTAAATAAAATAGCAACTTTAATCGTAGTAGGAGTACTAAGTCTTGCAGGTATAATACTCTTTGGTTATAACGAGTTTGTAACCATAGATGAACTTCAGGACAAGCCAGTAGAATATGAAATTGTTACAAAGTGGCAGTTACCTGAAGTGCTCGATGAAGTATCTGGGATAGATTGGATAGGAGCCAATAAACTTGCCTGTATCCAGGATGAAGATGGGGTCATTTTTATCTTCAACCTGGAGACTTCAAGGCTGGAACAAAAAATAAAATTTGCCGGCCCGGGAGATTATGAAGATATACGTATTGTAGAAAATACCGCCTACATTCTTAGAAGTGATGGGGAAATTTTTGAAGTTAGAGATTACTTATCTAATAACCCGAAAACAAAATCTTATAGCAATTTTTTAACTGAAGATCAAAACCTGGAGAGTCTGGCCTGGGATAAAAGTAATGAGCGTTTGTTACTGGCAATAAAAGATAAAGAACCCAAAGACGATACTTACAAGGGTATTTACCAGTTTTCATTAAACCGTAAAGAATTACAGAAAAAACCTGGTTACCGCCTATATATGGAAGATAGCTTGCTAAAGGACAGAAAGACCAAGCTCCATAAAAAGTTAGAGCCTTCTGCTCTGGCTATACATCCCGTGAATAACAGTTTTTATATTCTGGATGGTAGGGCTCCGCAATTAGTAATTGCCGATAGTGATATGAAGCTGAAGAAACGCTATGCGCTGCGTGAAGATGATTTTGCGCAGGCTGAAGGGCTTACCTTTAGTAAAAATGGAAGAATATTTATTTCTAATGAAGGCAAAGGTGGGAAAGCAAATATCCTGGAAGTAATTTTTAAATAA